The Thermothelomyces thermophilus ATCC 42464 chromosome 7, complete sequence genome window below encodes:
- a CDS encoding methyltransferase-like protein, producing the protein MASGSSLNPESDSFESRPAFYIGQHDSSRKEALTDDQYAQVLDSGFRFVTAPITNDHFFKRVVNLYRDYLKEREQWAQQGELAVGHQANPSLPGPVVPTLTDEDTSVYPSNYIGSLALYSSPWIDLCSSDPHIASISRQVLNLEAAYANFCGARTIVVPGPRRDDSSRGIAQYARAIREVLHVAGRANIIIHLPMYREPGLEEKAETLSSIFGIEDGAGPNAKKEVDLFGTWDSWNTIRSVCCYSMRLFFTAIRIPRRVPERTLQERWFAEPLHYLTISKEVFQPNRAGHPSLSRHHQDLINRYMRLRNAPWLLLCDVGPSTEQLAALLDETASEFPSLAEANQALKENRRPHMPAMNAYVGYMKYLERQQPPFSPMETPALTSFQDWLQPPLQPLADNLESATYEVFEGDPVKYDQYEKAITEAMIEWRELKKPTSTSTPENPSNPELVVTVAGAGRGPLVTRALRAAEKTGTPIQIWALEKNQDAYVYLLRKNKMDWDNKVTVVKTDMRGWEGPGLRGREDAIGKVDILVTELLGSFGDNELSPECLDGIQNHLARPHGISIPHSYTAHLSPISTPRLYADISSRIVGDPNAFETPWVVRLFALDYVAQKVPGHPRFQQAWEFVHPVQVLRADEFAAVHGKAARYSTGGVGSMAGSSGTNEHNARYCHLTFVCPTRGVVHGLAGFFESVLYAPQTGKGKQPVEISILPDQIDRKSKDMISWFPIFFPLKKPLYFPQDTELEVSMWRQTDDTKVWYEWLVEAYAWVGPNTRIKVGESELHSSRKVACLM; encoded by the exons ATGGCCTCGGGCTCGAGTCTCAATCCGGAGTCGGACAGCTTCGAAAGCCGGCCCGCGTTCTACATCGGACAGCATGATTCGAGTCGCAAGGAGGCGCTCACAGACGACCAATACGCGCAGGTTCTTGACAGCGGG TTCCGCTTCGTCACTGCGCCCATCACCAATGACCACTTCTTCAAGCGGGTCGTCAACCTGTACAGGGACTACCTCAAGGAGCGAGAGCAGTGGGCCCAGCAGGGGGAACTCGCCGTCGGCCACCAGGCCAACCCGTCCCTGCCAGGACCCGTGGTGCCGACACTGACGGACGAGGACACTTCGGTGTACCCCAGCAACTACATTGGTTCGCTAGCACTGTACTCCAGCCCATGGATCGACTTGTGCTCTTCTGATCCGCACATTGCGAGCATCTCGCGCCAGGTGCTGAACCTTGAGGCGGCCTATGCCAACTTCTGCGGTGCCAGAACCATCGTTGTCCCTGGGCCCAGACGAGACGACAGCAGCCGCGGCATTGCCCAATATGCCCGCGCGATCCGGGAGGTACTGCATGTGGCCGGCCGAGCCAACATCATCATCCACCTGCCCATGTATCGGGAACCTGGTCTGGAGGAGAAGGCGGAGACTCTCTCGTCCATCTTTGGAATTGAGGATGGCGCAGGTCCAAATGCCAAGAAGGAGGTTGACCTCTTCGGTACTTGGGATTCCTGGAACACCATCAGATCGGTCTGCTGCTACTCGATGAGGCTTTTT TTCACAGCCATTCGGATCCCTCGCCGCGTTCCTGAGAGGACTCTCCAGGAAAGGTGGTTTGCCGAGCCCCTGCATTACCTGACCATCAGCAAGGAGGTCTTTCAGCCTAATCGCGCCGGGCACCCGTCGCTCAGCAGGCACCACCAGGATCTGATCAATCGCTACATGCGGCTGAGAAACGCCCCATGGCTCTTGCTCTGCGATGTTGGCCCTAGCACGGAGCAACTAGCTGCCTTGCTTGACGAGACGGCCTCTGAGTTCCCGTCCCTCGCCGAGGCCAACCAAGCGCTGAAGGAGAACCGACGGCCGCATATGCCAGCCATGAACGCGTACGTCGGGTACATGAAATACCTCGAGCGTCAACAACCGCCGTTCTCTCCGATGGAGACGCCGGCCCTTACAAGCTTCCAGGATTGGCTGCAGCCACCCCTCCAACCACTGGCCGATAACCTCGAGTCGGCGACGTACGAGGTGTTTGAAGGTGACCCGGTAAAATACGATCAGTATGAAAAAGCTATTACCGAAGCCATGATTGAGTGGAGGGAGCTCAAGAAGCCGACGTCGACATCAACTCCGGAGAATCCTTCCAACCCTGAGCTTGTGGTCACcgttgccggcgccggaCGTGGGCCGCTGGTCACACGTGCTTTGCGCGCTGCCGAAAAGACCGGCACACCCATCCAGATCTGGGCCCTCGAGAAGAACCAGGACGCTTATGTGTACCTCCTGAGGAAGAACAAAATGGATTGGGACAACAAGGTGACCGTGGTCAAGACGGATATGCGCGGGTGGGAAGGGCCGGGTCTCAGGGGAAGAGAGGACGCCATCGGCAAGGTGGACATCCTCGTGACGGAGCTGCTAGGCTCGTTTGGGGACAACGAGCTGTCTCCCGAGTGCCTCGACGGCATCCAGAACCACCTCGCCCGGCCCCACGGCATCTCCATCCCCCACTCGTACACGGCCCATCTCAGCCCCATCTCCACGCCTCGTCTTTACGCCGACATTAGCTCGCGCATCGTCGGCGACCCAAACGCCTTTGAAACCCCCTGGGTCGTGCGCCTGTTCGCCCTCGACTACGTCGCCCAGAAAGTCCCCGGCCACCCGCGATTCCAACAGGCCTGGGAGTTCGTCCACCCTGTCCAAGTTCTCCGCGCAGACGAGTTCGCGGCAGTACACGGAAAGGCCGCCAGGTACTCCACGGGCGGTGTGGGCAGCATGGCCGGGTCGAGCGGCACCAACGAGCACAACGCCCGGTACTGTCACCTGACCTTCGTGTGCCCCACGCGCGGCGTCGTCCACGGACTGGCGGGCTTTTTCGAGTCCGTGTTGTACGCGCCGCAGACGGGCAAGGGCAAGCAGCCTGTCGAGATTAGCATCTTGCCGGATCAGATCGATCGGAAGAGCAAGGATATGATTTCGTGGTTCCCCATTTTCTTTCCGCTCAAG AAACCGCTCTACTTCCCGCAAGATACCGAACTCGAGGTCAGCATGTGGCGGCAGACGGACGACACCAAAGTGTGGTACGAGTGGCTGGTGGAGGCGTACGCCTGGGTTGGGCCCAACACGCGGATCAAAGTTGGGGAGTCGGAACTGCACAGCAGCCGCAAGGTTGCCTGTTTGATGTAG